A genomic stretch from Gemmatimonadaceae bacterium includes:
- a CDS encoding phenylalanine--tRNA ligase subunit beta yields MLYSHDWLRAFVPHSLSATDVARLIGRHVATIDDLRALRQDLAPIVVARVVEAGRHPNSDHLWVTRVDDGSGTLQGVVCGAPNVVAGTLYPFARVGTVMPTGNKGGILIEKRKIRGEWSCGMLCSSRELGLGDDHDGIMPLDLDVPTGTPLLEALGDVGDTQLEVDVLPNRPDLLSHRGMARELAALTGVAMREASAVVAVDVGNDAIVDVPASVTGAREIATSAATVRLDDIEGCPRYMAIVIRGVAVGPSPAWLVQRLEAVGARSISNVVDATNYGLQAFGQPTHAFDLSRLERSTIVVRKARPGERLVTLDGADRALTPEMTVIADATRAVAIAGVMGGKDSEVTATTTDILLEVAYFDPRSVRRTRRALGLNTDASYRFERGVDAHATREALVAIAQLIVAVAGGRVDGAPIDVGEAPHAPAPVSLDIARGSRLLGAALTATEVRQRLGGIGFDVAGNNDVLQVMPPTWRGDVLRDADLVEEIARLQGFDTLSDTLRAFRPGTVPDHPFVAHTRTLRDVLVGEGLYEVRPLPFVAADDAAHVRVANPLAENEPHLRRTIVATLAARAEHNLARMEGNVRLFEVGSVFAPRAGGGLPVESLHAGALIMGASRPPHFTEPRPPAYDAWDARALGERMAHAVFGDVRAVPGEGEVLWTLLSGDSEVGRVLRLGMDRPVWAAEAFGVELWIGVLGNADVAPPNAHAASDAATAVAARAPHRFTALPTYPAAEFDLALVLPPAVTAEDVGRVIQRASGALLERLAVFDEYRGAGLPEGHRSVAWRLTFRDATRTLRDKEVEGRRAKILQTLEKELGIRPRSG; encoded by the coding sequence ATGCTCTACTCGCACGACTGGCTTCGCGCCTTTGTTCCGCACTCGCTGAGCGCGACCGACGTCGCCCGGTTGATCGGGCGCCATGTCGCGACCATCGATGACCTGCGCGCGCTGCGGCAGGATCTCGCCCCGATCGTGGTTGCGCGCGTGGTGGAGGCCGGCCGACATCCGAACTCGGATCATCTCTGGGTCACCAGAGTCGACGACGGGTCAGGGACGCTGCAGGGTGTGGTGTGCGGCGCACCCAACGTCGTAGCCGGAACGCTGTACCCCTTTGCCCGCGTCGGGACGGTGATGCCCACGGGGAACAAGGGCGGGATCCTGATCGAGAAGCGCAAGATTCGCGGCGAATGGTCGTGCGGGATGTTGTGTTCTTCGCGCGAACTCGGACTGGGCGACGACCACGATGGGATCATGCCGCTTGATCTCGACGTGCCCACGGGGACGCCGTTGCTCGAGGCCCTTGGCGACGTCGGAGACACGCAGCTCGAGGTCGACGTGCTTCCGAACCGTCCGGACCTGCTGTCGCATCGTGGCATGGCGCGCGAACTCGCGGCGCTCACCGGTGTCGCCATGCGGGAGGCCAGCGCCGTCGTGGCCGTCGATGTCGGAAACGACGCGATCGTCGACGTGCCGGCGAGCGTCACGGGCGCGCGTGAGATAGCCACGAGCGCCGCCACCGTTCGACTGGATGACATCGAGGGCTGTCCGCGATACATGGCGATCGTGATCCGGGGGGTTGCCGTGGGGCCGTCGCCGGCCTGGCTGGTGCAGCGCCTCGAAGCGGTCGGCGCACGGTCCATCTCCAATGTCGTCGATGCCACCAACTATGGACTGCAGGCGTTCGGGCAGCCGACGCACGCATTCGATCTGTCGCGGCTCGAGCGGTCGACCATCGTGGTCCGAAAGGCGCGTCCCGGGGAGCGCCTGGTGACGCTCGACGGCGCCGATCGCGCCCTCACCCCCGAGATGACGGTGATCGCCGACGCCACGCGAGCCGTCGCGATCGCCGGCGTGATGGGTGGGAAGGACTCCGAGGTCACGGCTACGACCACCGACATCCTCCTCGAGGTGGCGTACTTCGATCCACGGAGCGTTCGGCGCACCCGGCGGGCGCTCGGCCTCAACACGGACGCCAGCTACCGCTTCGAACGGGGGGTCGACGCGCACGCCACGCGCGAGGCTCTCGTCGCCATCGCGCAACTCATCGTGGCGGTGGCCGGCGGCCGCGTGGACGGTGCGCCCATCGACGTTGGTGAGGCGCCGCACGCTCCGGCCCCGGTGTCTCTTGACATCGCTCGCGGATCGCGTTTGCTCGGGGCCGCGCTGACAGCCACCGAGGTGCGCCAGCGACTCGGCGGAATCGGGTTCGATGTGGCCGGCAACAACGACGTGCTGCAGGTCATGCCCCCCACCTGGCGCGGCGACGTGTTGCGCGACGCCGATCTCGTGGAGGAGATCGCCCGGTTGCAGGGCTTCGACACGCTGTCCGATACACTCAGGGCCTTCCGGCCCGGCACGGTCCCCGATCACCCGTTCGTGGCGCATACGCGCACCCTGCGCGACGTGCTCGTCGGTGAAGGTCTGTACGAAGTGCGCCCCTTGCCATTCGTCGCTGCAGACGATGCCGCGCACGTGCGCGTGGCGAATCCGCTGGCCGAGAACGAGCCGCACCTCCGACGCACGATCGTGGCAACGCTCGCCGCGCGTGCCGAGCACAACCTCGCCCGCATGGAGGGGAACGTTCGCCTGTTCGAGGTGGGATCCGTCTTCGCGCCGCGCGCTGGCGGCGGCCTGCCGGTGGAGTCGCTCCACGCGGGTGCGCTGATCATGGGTGCGAGCCGCCCGCCGCATTTCACCGAGCCACGGCCGCCCGCATACGACGCCTGGGATGCGCGCGCGCTGGGCGAGCGTATGGCGCACGCCGTGTTTGGTGACGTGCGTGCCGTTCCCGGCGAGGGCGAGGTACTCTGGACCCTCTTGTCCGGCGACAGCGAAGTCGGCCGGGTGCTGCGACTGGGCATGGACCGTCCGGTCTGGGCCGCCGAGGCGTTTGGCGTCGAACTCTGGATCGGCGTGCTGGGCAACGCCGACGTCGCGCCGCCGAACGCGCACGCCGCGTCCGACGCGGCTACTGCGGTCGCTGCCCGGGCGCCGCACCGTTTCACGGCGCTGCCCACGTATCCGGCCGCCGAGTTCGACCTCGCGCTCGTCCTGCCGCCAGCGGTGACCGCCGAGGACGTGGGTCGAGTGATCCAGCGCGCGTCGGGCGCCCTGCTCGAGCGTCTCGCGGTGTTCGACGAATACCGCGGTGCCGGGTTGCCGGAGGGGCACCGCAGCGTTGCCTGGCGATTGACCTTCCGCGACGCGACTCGCACACTACGCGACAAGGAAGTCGAAGGGCGCCGCGCGAAGATCCTGCAAACGCTGGAGAAGGAACTTGGAATCCGACCCCGCAGTGGCTGA
- a CDS encoding cell division protein ZapA encodes MSEKRHAVKVSILSDEFTIRSDETPEHTRAVAAYVDSAIRQVLEASPVIEVQKAAILAALQITDTLFKVRSRHEHVEHQLESLSAEVRRWLPPAKRGDTGEQFAVTEERVPG; translated from the coding sequence ATGAGCGAAAAGCGCCACGCGGTCAAAGTCTCGATCCTGAGCGACGAGTTCACCATCCGGAGCGACGAGACGCCGGAACACACGCGGGCGGTGGCCGCATACGTGGACAGCGCCATCCGACAGGTGCTGGAGGCGAGCCCCGTCATCGAGGTCCAGAAAGCCGCGATCCTGGCCGCGCTCCAGATCACCGACACGCTCTTCAAGGTCCGCAGCCGTCACGAGCACGTCGAGCATCAGTTGGAGTCCCTGTCCGCCGAAGTTCGCCGGTGGCTACCCCCGGCCAAGCGCGGTGACACGGGGGAGCAGTTTGCCGTGACCGAGGAGCGCGTCCCGGGCTGA
- the rny gene encoding ribonuclease Y — MNQSTLVAALGVLVILASAAFFFVGRSQGRAATLDEQKRAGATAAETARRIVGDAERESESIRKNAVLSGKEELIKARESWETEARHRREEVEREERRVQDRETQLDKKFDLLDQRERDLGRRLSDLGRKEKSVGDREGELDRLIADERRRLESMAGMSASEAKAELINRLEREAEADAANRLREIREVAKRNAEREAKKIVALAVQRIASEHTSEISVSSVALPNDEMKGRIIGREGRNIRAFELATGVDVVIDDTPDTVVVSCFDPIRREVARLALEKLVTDGRIHPGRIEEVVAKSRREVETQIVELGEQAAYETGIHGLHPEIIKLIGRMKWRTSYGQNILDHSKEVAHLAGIMASELGLDVTMAKRGALLHDIGKVLTHEHEGTHVQLGVEVATKYGEHPLVINAIAAHHDDVPHESEVSVLVQAADAISGSRPGARREAFETYVKRLEGLEKIAGSYRGVEKVFAIQAGREVRVLVTPDNVDDNRMAAMADEIARRIEAELQYPGQIKVVLIRETRAVDVAR, encoded by the coding sequence ATGAACCAGTCGACACTCGTCGCTGCGCTTGGCGTGCTCGTCATCCTCGCCTCCGCAGCGTTTTTCTTTGTAGGCCGATCGCAGGGCCGAGCTGCCACACTCGATGAACAGAAGCGGGCCGGTGCCACGGCGGCGGAAACGGCCAGGCGCATCGTGGGGGACGCCGAGCGCGAGTCGGAATCGATCCGCAAGAACGCGGTCCTCTCGGGCAAGGAAGAGCTGATCAAGGCGCGCGAGTCCTGGGAGACCGAGGCGCGGCATCGGCGTGAGGAGGTGGAGCGGGAAGAGCGGCGCGTGCAGGATCGCGAGACACAACTCGACAAGAAGTTCGATCTCCTCGACCAGCGGGAACGCGACCTCGGCCGTCGCTTGAGTGACCTGGGTCGCAAGGAGAAGTCGGTTGGTGACCGAGAGGGCGAGCTGGACCGGCTCATCGCCGACGAGCGCCGCCGACTCGAGTCCATGGCGGGCATGTCCGCGAGCGAGGCCAAGGCCGAGCTGATCAACCGGCTGGAGAGGGAGGCCGAAGCCGATGCCGCCAACCGGCTGCGCGAGATTCGTGAGGTGGCCAAGCGCAACGCCGAGCGCGAGGCCAAGAAGATCGTCGCCCTGGCGGTCCAGCGCATTGCGTCGGAACACACGTCCGAAATCTCGGTGTCATCCGTCGCCCTCCCGAACGACGAAATGAAGGGGCGCATCATCGGTCGCGAGGGGCGAAACATCCGGGCCTTCGAGCTCGCGACCGGGGTCGACGTGGTCATCGACGACACGCCGGACACGGTGGTCGTCTCCTGCTTCGATCCCATCCGTCGCGAGGTGGCACGGCTCGCGCTCGAGAAGCTCGTGACCGACGGCCGCATCCACCCTGGCCGGATCGAGGAGGTCGTGGCGAAGTCCCGGCGTGAGGTCGAGACGCAGATCGTGGAGCTTGGTGAACAGGCCGCCTACGAAACCGGGATTCATGGGCTGCACCCCGAGATCATCAAGCTCATCGGCCGCATGAAATGGCGCACGAGCTACGGGCAGAACATCCTCGATCACTCCAAGGAGGTTGCGCACCTGGCGGGGATCATGGCGTCGGAACTCGGTCTCGATGTGACGATGGCCAAGCGCGGCGCGCTCCTGCACGACATCGGCAAAGTGCTCACGCACGAGCACGAGGGCACGCACGTGCAGCTGGGCGTGGAAGTGGCGACCAAGTACGGGGAACACCCGCTGGTGATCAACGCGATCGCGGCGCATCATGACGACGTGCCGCACGAGAGCGAGGTGTCGGTGTTGGTGCAGGCGGCCGACGCCATCTCGGGCTCACGGCCCGGCGCGCGGCGCGAGGCGTTCGAGACGTACGTGAAGCGCCTCGAAGGACTCGAAAAGATCGCCGGCTCGTACCGTGGGGTGGAAAAGGTCTTCGCCATTCAGGCGGGCCGCGAAGTCCGCGTCCTCGTCACGCCGGATAACGTGGACGACAATCGCATGGCCGCGATGGCCGACGAGATCGCGCGGCGCATCGAGGCCGAGTTGCAGTATCCTGGGCAGATCAAGGTCGTACTCATTCGCGAGACGAGGGCAGTCGATGTCGCACGTTGA
- a CDS encoding bifunctional 5,10-methylenetetrahydrofolate dehydrogenase/5,10-methenyltetrahydrofolate cyclohydrolase — MSHVEAAEGAGARLIDGTAVARAVHEDVKAEVTALAERGIVPGLTVVLVGEDPASTVYVRSKEKKSRELGMKGETIRLPASTPQAELEALIDRLNADPTVHGILVQSPLPRHMDENTIVRRISPVKDVDGFHPVNVGKLLIGEKDGFAPCTPAGVQELLIRYGVDTSGMDAVVIGRSNIVGKPMAALLVQAGKGANCTVTICHSRTRDLAAHTRRADLVVAAIGKPEAITGNMIKPGAVVVDVGINRVPDAMLPKGYRIVGDVHFESARQVAGMITPVPGGVGPMTIAMLLKNTVRAARQAGK; from the coding sequence ATGTCGCACGTTGAGGCAGCAGAGGGCGCCGGAGCGCGCCTGATCGATGGCACCGCGGTGGCGCGTGCCGTGCACGAGGACGTCAAGGCCGAGGTCACCGCCCTCGCCGAGCGAGGTATCGTCCCCGGCCTGACGGTGGTCCTGGTGGGTGAGGATCCGGCGAGCACCGTGTACGTGCGCTCCAAGGAAAAGAAGAGTCGCGAACTCGGCATGAAGGGCGAAACGATCCGCTTGCCAGCGTCCACGCCGCAGGCGGAACTGGAGGCGCTGATCGATCGGCTGAACGCCGATCCGACGGTGCACGGGATCCTGGTGCAGAGTCCGCTCCCCCGGCACATGGACGAAAACACCATCGTGCGTCGTATCTCGCCGGTGAAGGACGTGGATGGCTTTCATCCCGTGAACGTCGGCAAGCTGCTCATCGGCGAGAAGGACGGATTCGCGCCGTGTACGCCGGCCGGAGTGCAGGAACTGCTGATCCGCTACGGTGTCGACACGAGCGGCATGGACGCCGTGGTGATTGGTCGCAGCAACATCGTAGGTAAGCCCATGGCTGCACTCCTCGTCCAGGCAGGCAAGGGGGCCAACTGCACGGTCACCATCTGTCACAGCCGAACGCGGGATCTGGCGGCGCATACGCGTCGCGCCGATCTCGTGGTCGCCGCCATCGGCAAGCCGGAGGCGATCACCGGTAACATGATCAAGCCCGGGGCGGTGGTGGTGGACGTGGGGATCAATCGTGTGCCTGACGCGATGCTGCCCAAGGGTTATCGCATCGTTGGCGACGTGCATTTCGAGAGCGCTCGGCAGGTCGCCGGCATGATCACGCCGGTGCCGGGCGGCGTCGGGCCGATGACCATCGCGATGCTGCTCAAGAACACGGTGAGGGCGGCGCGTCAGGCGGGGAAGTGA
- the xseA gene encoding exodeoxyribonuclease VII large subunit, giving the protein MFPGAPAPAPVAVPRRRAVASSAPGESPEAAFSVDDLAQLIRTMVQGSFPAMWVAGEVTQFTRHRNGHWYFTLKGEQSSLRCVMWQSATWRVPTAPDEGMKVVVLGALDVFTGRTELQFSVRALQAHGDGLWRKAFEETRARLERDGLLDEARKRPLPFFPRRLAVITSADGAAFHDIVSVARQRNPLVEIVLIPALVQGEEAAKSLRTALDRLYRWEGADVAIIGRGGGSREDLWCFNDERLARKLSESPLPIISAVGHEVDVSICDLVADFRAPTPSAAAERAVPILDDLARVVRRLGRRLGEASQARVRDKRRGLEQASRRATLAAGSLVERRRLQLNAIAGKLHVLSPLATLGRGYAMVTDREGHVVSSIRQATAGAAITVRLPDGRLEADVRAVHEAQERTTSDGGSDGGI; this is encoded by the coding sequence TTGTTTCCGGGGGCGCCGGCGCCGGCGCCGGTCGCGGTGCCGCGTCGCCGGGCCGTGGCCAGCTCGGCGCCGGGTGAGTCCCCGGAGGCGGCCTTCAGCGTCGATGATCTCGCGCAGCTCATTCGCACGATGGTGCAAGGGAGCTTTCCGGCGATGTGGGTCGCCGGTGAAGTCACCCAGTTCACGCGCCATCGCAACGGCCACTGGTATTTCACGCTCAAGGGCGAGCAGTCGTCGTTGCGGTGCGTGATGTGGCAGTCCGCCACCTGGCGGGTGCCCACCGCGCCTGACGAGGGCATGAAGGTCGTCGTCCTCGGCGCGCTCGACGTGTTCACCGGCCGGACGGAGTTGCAGTTCTCGGTCCGCGCGCTGCAGGCGCACGGGGACGGGCTCTGGCGGAAGGCTTTTGAGGAGACGCGCGCGCGCCTGGAGCGAGACGGGCTGCTGGACGAAGCGCGCAAACGGCCGCTCCCGTTCTTTCCGCGACGGCTCGCGGTGATCACGAGCGCCGACGGCGCGGCGTTTCACGACATCGTGTCCGTGGCGCGGCAGCGCAATCCGCTTGTAGAGATCGTCCTGATTCCTGCGCTCGTGCAGGGTGAGGAAGCCGCGAAGTCACTGCGCACGGCGCTCGATCGCCTCTACCGATGGGAAGGTGCGGACGTGGCGATCATCGGTCGCGGTGGCGGGTCGCGCGAGGACCTGTGGTGCTTCAACGATGAGCGACTGGCGCGCAAGCTGAGCGAGTCGCCGCTGCCCATCATCTCCGCGGTGGGTCACGAGGTGGACGTCTCGATCTGCGATCTGGTGGCCGATTTTCGCGCGCCGACCCCTTCGGCGGCCGCTGAGCGCGCGGTGCCGATCCTCGACGACCTCGCACGCGTGGTGCGCCGACTTGGCCGCCGGCTCGGGGAGGCGTCGCAGGCACGCGTGCGCGACAAGCGCCGCGGACTGGAGCAGGCCTCGCGCCGCGCGACGCTCGCGGCCGGCTCCCTCGTCGAGCGACGGCGGCTCCAGCTCAACGCCATTGCCGGCAAGCTGCACGTCCTGAGCCCCCTGGCCACGCTGGGTCGCGGCTACGCGATGGTGACGGACCGCGAGGGACACGTGGTGAGCAGCATTCGCCAGGCGACGGCGGGGGCCGCGATCACCGTGCGATTGCCGGATGGTCGTCTGGAGGCCGACGTACGAGCGGTGCATGAAGCGCAGGAGCGAACGACGTCCGACGGAGGATCCGATGGCGGCATTTGA
- the xseB gene encoding exodeoxyribonuclease VII small subunit, producing the protein MAAFEQALQQLESIVEELERPSIPLDRALVLFEQGIEHLRVATEDLGRAEQSVKVLVARAGGVLTVQEFDA; encoded by the coding sequence ATGGCGGCATTTGAGCAGGCGCTGCAGCAGCTGGAATCGATCGTGGAGGAGCTGGAACGTCCGTCGATTCCCCTCGATCGTGCCCTCGTGCTGTTCGAGCAGGGCATCGAACATCTCCGCGTGGCGACGGAGGATCTCGGTCGCGCGGAGCAGAGCGTGAAGGTGCTCGTGGCCAGGGCCGGGGGCGTGCTGACCGTTCAGGAGTTTGATGCCTGA
- a CDS encoding polyprenyl synthetase family protein: MPDEGADRADGRLAIDAALGRIAFGMPPFVPGRLGEAIGYALAGEGKRMRGLLVLAAYQACGGRGDASLLAAAVEVVHAYSLVHDDLPCMDDDDVRRGRPTVHRAWDVPVATVAGLVMIPLAARAAWDGASSLGLAPAARGAIVRRLMRASGAEGMVGGQLLDLDAEGEQVTIERLRQIHRGKTGSLIEAAVAIGGLGASAPPTVIAALERYGACVGLAFQIADDVLDVTATTAELGKTAGRDLQLRKSTYPGLLGIDAARARAEGLADEAVAALDLAGLDAGSLRELATFAVQRRS, encoded by the coding sequence ATGCCTGACGAGGGGGCCGACCGCGCCGACGGGCGATTGGCCATCGACGCGGCGCTTGGGCGAATCGCGTTCGGCATGCCGCCATTTGTCCCTGGGCGCCTTGGTGAGGCCATCGGCTATGCGCTGGCCGGGGAAGGCAAGCGCATGCGCGGCCTGCTCGTGCTGGCCGCGTACCAGGCCTGCGGTGGACGAGGTGACGCGAGTCTGCTGGCCGCGGCGGTGGAGGTGGTACACGCGTATTCGCTCGTGCATGACGATCTGCCGTGCATGGACGACGACGACGTGCGCCGGGGACGCCCCACGGTGCACCGCGCGTGGGACGTACCGGTGGCCACGGTGGCCGGCCTGGTGATGATTCCGCTGGCCGCACGCGCCGCGTGGGACGGCGCCTCATCGTTAGGCCTTGCCCCCGCGGCGCGGGGGGCGATCGTGCGGCGACTCATGCGCGCCTCGGGTGCGGAAGGGATGGTCGGAGGGCAATTGCTGGACCTCGACGCCGAGGGCGAACAGGTGACCATCGAACGCCTGCGGCAGATTCACCGGGGCAAGACGGGGAGCCTCATCGAGGCGGCGGTCGCCATCGGTGGGCTCGGCGCCTCGGCGCCGCCAACTGTGATTGCCGCACTGGAGCGGTATGGCGCGTGTGTGGGGCTCGCGTTCCAGATCGCCGATGACGTGCTCGACGTGACGGCGACCACGGCGGAACTCGGGAAGACGGCGGGGCGCGACCTGCAGTTGCGGAAAAGCACATATCCCGGCCTGCTTGGCATCGACGCGGCGCGGGCGCGGGCCGAGGGACTCGCGGACGAGGCGGTTGCCGCCCTGGACCTCGCCGGACTGGACGCCGGCTCCCTGCGCGAACTGGCCACCTTCGCCGTGCAGCGCCGCTCCTGA